One window from the genome of Rhodobacteraceae bacterium S2214 encodes:
- a CDS encoding phosphatidylglycerol lysyltransferase domain-containing protein, whose protein sequence is MQTPFISSKGAAKSVLALAVMAICGAILCRQIAAIPTEDLLATFHAIAPWQWGLSSAATLCSFMAVGRYDAVWHKRFGTDVPDAKARRTGMAAIAIGQTIGAGTVTSAFVRWHLLPGLGFKTTTAITVGVSLSFLTCWAVLGLGAAVWIGILPLMPVLWGITICAALAPFLAARFAARIAIYRKDAGRLLKLSALDMGFAGLALWALVPDASLSLLAPVVAAFIVALGAGLISNAPGGLGAFDLCLLAFIPAIAEADALAAILAFRVVYYLIPAIAAGAYLAVVHWNRSRTTGTTDAPISDLCRQGAQLKQVGAKDWVVRKHLLGTVAIEPSGRDADLTGWLTKVGGFRALYKADSHLAAKARQRGWAVRRIADDAVIDPQTWTADGSKMRQLRRKIAQATKAGVQIIPAQGPLPIRDMAQVAQTWAQHHGGELGYSMGRYCPDYIGQQRVYLIWDGAKLCGFITVQTRQKTWSIDVIRHLPDMPNGAIHAAYAAVIDDAKTSEAKMLSLGAVPTADTVCKHQLKFRSAKAGLVQFKQSFAPTWRPLYHVAPTRLQWMISIAHVVWHVQRPLPRTFGRLSRTVKSLIMISEIFHLNRADPRDIRP, encoded by the coding sequence ATGCAAACACCATTCATTTCATCCAAAGGGGCCGCAAAAAGCGTCTTGGCGCTGGCTGTGATGGCCATATGTGGCGCGATCCTATGTCGGCAGATCGCCGCTATCCCAACGGAAGACTTGCTGGCAACCTTTCATGCCATCGCTCCGTGGCAATGGGGTTTGTCATCTGCTGCGACACTGTGCAGTTTTATGGCCGTGGGTCGCTACGATGCCGTTTGGCACAAACGTTTCGGCACCGACGTTCCCGACGCCAAAGCCCGCCGCACCGGCATGGCAGCCATCGCAATCGGCCAGACAATTGGCGCTGGAACAGTAACCAGCGCGTTCGTCCGCTGGCATCTATTGCCCGGGCTGGGGTTCAAGACAACAACCGCAATCACCGTGGGGGTTAGCCTGTCCTTCCTAACCTGCTGGGCTGTCTTGGGATTGGGTGCCGCAGTCTGGATCGGCATTCTTCCGTTAATGCCTGTGCTGTGGGGGATCACGATCTGCGCGGCTTTGGCCCCGTTCCTTGCCGCCCGTTTCGCCGCAAGGATTGCGATCTATCGCAAAGACGCGGGTCGGCTGTTGAAGCTTTCTGCACTTGATATGGGGTTCGCAGGCTTGGCGCTGTGGGCCTTGGTTCCCGACGCATCACTGAGCCTGCTCGCCCCCGTAGTGGCCGCCTTTATTGTCGCGCTCGGCGCAGGTCTGATTTCCAATGCACCCGGCGGGCTTGGTGCTTTCGACCTCTGTCTGCTCGCATTCATTCCGGCGATCGCCGAAGCTGATGCGCTGGCCGCGATCCTCGCCTTTCGCGTTGTTTACTATCTGATCCCTGCCATCGCAGCTGGCGCGTACCTTGCCGTTGTGCACTGGAACCGAAGTCGCACCACCGGAACGACAGACGCACCAATCAGCGACCTCTGCCGACAAGGAGCACAACTGAAACAAGTCGGTGCCAAAGATTGGGTCGTCCGCAAACACCTTTTAGGTACCGTTGCCATCGAACCATCAGGACGCGACGCCGACCTGACAGGTTGGCTGACCAAGGTCGGTGGTTTTCGCGCCCTTTACAAAGCAGACAGCCATCTCGCGGCAAAGGCCCGACAACGCGGTTGGGCTGTCAGGCGGATTGCCGACGACGCAGTGATCGATCCCCAAACATGGACTGCCGATGGATCAAAAATGCGCCAGTTGCGCCGCAAAATCGCCCAAGCCACGAAGGCAGGCGTGCAGATCATCCCAGCCCAAGGCCCCTTGCCCATTCGTGATATGGCGCAGGTCGCGCAAACGTGGGCGCAGCATCACGGCGGTGAGTTAGGCTATTCAATGGGCCGCTATTGCCCTGACTACATTGGGCAGCAACGCGTCTATCTGATTTGGGACGGCGCAAAGCTATGCGGGTTCATAACGGTTCAAACGCGCCAGAAAACATGGTCAATCGACGTCATCCGACACTTACCAGACATGCCAAACGGCGCTATTCATGCGGCCTATGCCGCGGTCATTGATGACGCCAAGACAAGCGAGGCAAAGATGCTGTCGCTTGGCGCGGTCCCCACGGCCGACACGGTCTGCAAACATCAACTGAAATTTCGATCCGCAAAGGCAGGTCTGGTTCAGTTCAAACAAAGCTTTGCACCCACGTGGCGTCCGTTGTATCATGTGGCACCGACACGGCTGCAATGGATGATCTCCATAGCACATGTCGTCTGGCACGTTCAGCGCCCCCTGCCACGTACATTTGGGCGTCTTTCGCGAACTGTTAAATCCCTCATAATGATCAGTGAAATTTTTCATTTGAACCGAGCCGATCCCCGTGACATCCGTCCCTGA